Below is a genomic region from Sporosarcina sp. 6E9.
TCCATAATAGAGAAACTTGAATAGCTCGAGTTTCATTTTGCTGACTTTGAATCCGAAGATTCGTTTTTGTTTCGATTTAACGAAACATTATATCTTGACGTTTTGCTGTTCAGTTTTCAAGGTTCATTATATAAGTATGAATTTCGCTCACATATTATCTTCTGCGTTACCATCTCTCGACAGCAACTCTTATATCATACCAAACTTACTTGACCGTGTCAACAACTATTTATAATTTCTTTTTCGTTGTTTATGTGGTCGTTTTGGCGACATTCATAACTATAACACCATACATTTAGTAATGCAACCCTTTTTTATAAAAAGAACGCTAAAGCACATATTGATACAAAGCCGGGTATACCCAAGACCGCAATAACTATACCTGATATTATATTTACAGGGACATAAATACCAATAAATCCTGCCGCAACATTCATGATGAATAAAACTAAAAAAGCGAGCGCTAACCGGAACCAGTAGATTGATAATCGTTCAAAAACCTTTTTCACTTGCTTCTTGTCCATTAATAGGAAGAGAAGAATTAGCCCTGCTATACTTATCCCAATAGCTACTTTCACGAGAACGCCCCATTTCGTTATGATTAATACATCATATGCGATCTCGTGAAACAATATTATTCACTTCCAAGCTTGCGTGCTTTTGCCTCTTTATATAAATAGAAGTGTTTACTTTCAGCTATTTTCCGTCGAATAATTACTTCTTGATCGTAATCATCAAGATGCTGTTCAATAATCTTTGCTTGTTCCCATTCGGTTCTAGTCTCTACCATTAATGAACGAAGACGCTCATCATACTCTCTTTTAAGCTTGCTTTTTCTTTTAAACATCGACACCACTCCTATCAAACGCACTCGGAATGCTTGAATATTATCGCTATTTTCTTTTATGAACCACTAAAGTTCGCGACGCCCTTCAAGTGCTCTGGACAAAGTTACTTCATCTGCATACTCTAGATCGCCACCCACAGGCAATCCGTGAGCAATTCGCGTCGTCATAATACCAGACGGTCTAACAAGTCTTGAGATATACATTGCAGTTGCCTCACCTTCAATCGTTGGATTGGTAGCCAAAATCAACTCTTCTACTTCCTCGTCTTGAAGCCGTGTTAACAGTGAAGGTACATTAATATCTTCCGGGCCAATGCCATCCATCGGTGAAATCGCGCCATGTAAAACGTGGTAAAGACCTTGATAATCTCTCATCTTCTCCATCGCAATTACATCTTTTGGATCTTGAACAACACAAATTAATGACCTGTCACGCGATTGATCTTGGCATATATGGCAAGGATCAATATCAGTAATATGCCCGCACACTGAACAAAAACGTAGATTCCGTTTTGCATCGACAAGTGCTTTTGCAAAATCAAGGACAGTGTCTTCCTTCATACTTAGCACAAAAAACGCCAGTCGGCCCGCAGTTTTCGGACCGATACCTGGCAGTTTCATAAAACTATCAATTAGTTTTGAAATTGGTTCTGGATAATGCATAATTGTTCCTCCTAGAACATTCCAGGAAGGTTCAATCCTTTCGTGAATTGTCCCATCGTGGAGCTCGTTAATTCTTCTGCCTTTTTCATCGCTTCATTCGTAGCAATAACAACTAGGTCTTGTAAAATCTCTACGTCTTCTGGATCTACCACGTCAGGATTAATAACAACTTCAAGTACTTCTTTATCTCCGGAAACGACCACTTTAACCATGCCGCCACCTGCTGTACCCTCTAGACGCTCTTCACCTAGTTTTTCTTGTGCTTCTGCCATTTGTTTTTGCATTTTTTGCATTTGCTTCATCATACCTTGCATATTTCCCATACCACGCATTATTATTTCCTCCTCATTTTTCACTCATTATTTGTAGCGATGTAAAACTAACTACATTCTTTAATCATCATATACTTCTATGAATTCTTTGCCAAAAATATTTTCCGCTTCTGAAACAATCGGATCTAAGTTTTCTTGTTCAGCCTCTTGTACAAAAGATAGAACAGATTCGGCTTCCTGTTCAGTTATTGATTGTTTATCATTCGAAGGTTCAGTACGTTCAAGATTGTTATTTTGGATATAATCTTGCCGAACTTTTAACCATCCATCCTCAGGTACATACACAACCTCATAGGCTTTTCCAGTTTGGGATTGTAATGCATTCGACAAACTTGATCGGAGTGACGTGTTTTCAGAAGCCATTAGACAATGAATTTCATACTTGAATTTTAACACAAATGCCTGCCCTGATGCAGCAACAGGCTCCGTTTCCTCGAGAAGTGCTGAATGCGACTTTTGCATAGTTTGCATCATGCCTGCCCAGTTTTCACGGATTGTTTGAATATCTTCTTTTGTAGCTGATTTTAATACCTCATTTATTTTACCAGTCGGAACCCTTAACGTCTGTGACGATCTCGACGGGTTTTTGCGCTGTACAGGGGCATCTGCTGCACCTGTTTGCATAGAAACACCCGATTTGATTTGTTGTTGTAGCTCGTTAATAACTCGCTCCAATTCTGTAACTTTATCCATTAGAGCCGGATTAACGACAGAACTGCTTTCGGATTGAACTTGAATTGCGCTTCCTTCTATATGAATCATTTTTAAAAGAGCAGATTCTATATATACTTTTGCATGGTTGGAAAACCGCATTTCCTGTTGTGTTTTCGAAAGTATATCGATGAATGAATACAAAGTATCTGGATTGAACCCTTTAGCCATTTCCTTAAAACGGACATCACCGGAAACAAGTTCTAATAAATTCTCCAATTCAGGTGCAGTGCGTAGCAATAATAAGTCGCGGAAAAATGTGATTAAATCCTCTGCCAGACGAGAAACATCTTTTCCTTCAGTAATTAGACGATCGAATAATGATAATGCCGCGCCTGCATCTTTTTCAAGTAGCGCTCCGGCCAACTGATAAAAGACATCTTCTCCAATAGAACCAGTTACGAGAAGAGCATCTTCAACAGTTAACGTTTCTCCACTAAACGATACTACTTGGTCAAGCATGCTAAGTGCATCGCGCATTCCGCCTGATGCTGCTTGCGCAATGATTTTTAATACGTCTTCATCAGATTCTATTCCAGTATCGTGAAGTACTATTTTCATGCGGTCAACAATATCACTTTGTGTTATTGGTTTAAAGTCAAAACGCTGACATCTTGAGATAATTGTCAAAGGAAGTTTATGTGGTTCTGTCGTTGCTAAAATGAAAACAGCATGAGACGGCGGTTCTTCAAGTGTCTTCAACAACGCATTAAATGCTGAATTTGAAAGCATATGCACTTCGTCAATAATATACACTTTAAAACGTGAATTCGACGGTGCAAATCGAACTTTTTCTATAATCTCTCTCATTTCTTCAACACGTGAATTCGACGCAGCATCAAATTCAATAACGTCTGTATCCGAACCTTCGGTAATGCTAAGACATGTTGGGCATTCATTACACGGCTCTTTCGCTGGGCCATTTTCGCAGTTCAATGCCTTGGCAAATATCTTTGCGGCACTTGTTTTACCAGTACCCCGTGGACCCGAAAAAAGATATGCATGTGTTGTCTTATTATGAAGGAGGGCATTTTGAAGCGTCTGTTTCACATGTTGTTGACCAGACATTTCACCAAAAGTTTGGGGCCTGTACACGCGGTAAAAGGCTTGATACACCAACATTTCCCTCTCCTTTCATTGCGATACAATAATATTTCAATTATACCACAAATGACTTCACATAACATTTTTATGAAATAAAAAACCCGTCCAATTCCTCGGACGAGTTGAATAAATTATGTATGCCGTGCACCTTCCTCCGACAGCCGAGCATAAGCGTTACTCATGTCGCCAGCTCAGTCTAGGCGACCCTACGGCACATGAAAAATTCCACTTAATGCTGCTTCCTTCCGGACCTGACATGGTTCATGGGTTTCCATTGCGCAGGACCCAAACGTCAACACTACGTGCACAAGGCAGACCAAACACTCGGACAGCCTCGGGAAGGGATTCAGTCTTGCTAGAGCGGATTGCAAGTTACAGGGCTCCGCTACTCCCCCACCTAGCACGGCATTACCAAGTATACTAAATAAACTTGTAAAAATCAATACAAAAATAACTTTTCTTCTTTTACAAAGAAACTGTTGACATCTTAATCGGCACATGATAAATTATTAATTGTCCTATGGAGGAATACCCAAGCCTGGCTGAAGGGACTGGTCTTGAAAACCAGCAGGGGTGTTAAAGCCCGCGGGGGTTCGAATCCCTCTTCCTCCGCCATATTTTTATCTTATATAGTCAGCGGTATTCAATAAAAAATAGACGTCATTCAAAGATTCTCATTTAGAGGATCTTTTTTAATATAAAAAAGCGAAACTCAATGGGGAACATTCCATTTGAAGTTTCGCTTCTTTTATTTTACGGTTGTTCCCGATTCAGAAGGTTGCGTAGCAATGCTTTTATAAAATGGAAAACAGTTGGCTAATTCATTAGCAATCCATTCTTCTTTTCCAATAGGAACTGCAACAAAGAGCGATGGTCCTGCTCCACTTACCGTCATGCCATAAGCGCCTAATTCCTTTGAGGACTGCCTAATTTCATCAAAACTGGGAAATAGATGTTTTCGATGAGGTTCATGAAAACCATCCTTTTCCATCATGCGTCCGATTATATCCCAATTGTTTGTCACGAGTGCTGCAGATAACACACAGCCTGAAGCACTGCTTCTTGTTGCTTCTTTGTGACTGAGTTTATCTGGTAAGAGACTTCTTGAATCTTCAGTTGGTAAAACTTTTGGAGGAACGAGAACCACAATACCTACTTCAGGTTTTTCAATATGAATATAGTCGATACTCTCTCCCTCGAAATAAGATACAACCGCGCCGCCTAATAATGCTGCGGATACATTATCCGCATGTCCTTCGATTTCGCTTCCTATCACTACTTTTTTATGATCTGTAAGTCTTAACTCAAGAACTTGGTTAGCAATTTCAATTCCCGCGGCAATTGCGGTTGCGCTACTTCCGAATCCTTTACCGAGCGGAATTTCACTATCGATATTCAACAATAAGGTCGGTGACTTCTTACCATACTTTTCGGCTACATTAATAATTGTTGTTACGATTAAGTTTCGTTCGTCGGTTGGAATTCCACTGTATTCTTCATTATTGTAAGATACTTTCCATGAAGTATGACTACTTACCTTTACTGTCATGTACAGACTTAATGCGAGCCCGACAGAGTCAAATCCTGGGCCGAGGTTGGCGGTTGACGCCGGAACGACGACCGAAAATCCCGGCATATTCATTAGTTTTTCCCCGCTTTCAAGTCATTTAGCAATTGATCAAACTGCTCACGAGATAACATTGGTCGATCTTTATTCACATCGATAGCTGTATCTGGATCTTTTAATCCGTTTCCAGTTAGCACTGCAACAATGGTTGTACCTTTTTTCAACGAACCATTTTCTACTTGCTTTTTCACACCTGCGATAGACGCACATGAGCCCGGTTCTGCAAAAACACCTTCTTTAGATGCAATCAGCTGATAGGCTTCCAAAATTTCTTCATCTGTCACAGCTAAAATTGTACCCTCTGATTCTTTCAAAGCGTTGTTAGCTAATTCCCAACTTGCTGGGTTACCGATTCGAATCGCCGTTGCCACCGTTTCCGGTTCTTCAAAAACCCGGTCATAAACGATGGGGGCAGCTCCCTCTGCTTGCACGCCCAATAACTCGGGAAGAGCTGTGCCTTTTTTAGTCGCATATTCTGTAAAACCTTTCCAAGCCGCAGAGATATTCCCTGCATTCCCCACCGGCAATGCAAACACATCCGGTACTTCTCCTAATTGGTCTATTGTTTCAAAAGCAATGGTCTTTTGGCCTTCCAAGCGGTACGGATTAACAGAGTTCACTAGCGCGATGTCGCCTTCCCCCGCTTCACGAACCATTCTGAGTGCCTCGTCAAAGTTTCCTTCGATTTCAACTATCTCTGCACCATACATTTTTGCCTGCGCCATTTTGCCAAGTGCAATACGGCCTTCGGGGATCACAACGATTGTACGCATTCCCGCGCGTGCACCATAAGCTGCCGCGGATGCCGACGTGTTACCTGTAGATGCACATATTAAGATCGATTTTCCTTCTTCTTTTGCTTTTGCAACAGCCATAACCATGCCACGGTCTTTAAAAGAACCTGTCGGATTAAGACCTTCTACTTTTACATATAAATTAATGCCCCATTGCTCAGAGAGATTTTCCAAGTGAATGAGTGGTGTATTCCCTTCCTGCAACGTTAAACTAGGTGTGTTTTCTGTTACAGGTAGCCATTCTTTATACGCTTCAATTAACCCTTTCCATCTCATCGTTATTTCTCTCCTTCAACGCGGTAATGACTTAATACTTCAAGCACTTCCGGTGTTTGATTTAATTCTTCCATAACATCTAAATGTTGTTGTCGCGACATGCGATGGGTAATGAAAACAAGTTCCGCATCTGACTCTTTTTTATCAGGATGTTGAACGACAGTTGCTAAACTCGCCCCTTGATTACTATAAATTGCAGTTAGTTTTGTTAAGACACCAACTTCATCTTTCACTAAGATCCGGTGGAAATACCGCGCGAATCGTTTATCATCACTTTTCACCTTACGTACGTGCTGGGGTGAGTGAAGCCTTTTTCCGTTCATGCCAAGCAGTAGATTGCGACAAGCTGCGACAATATCGGCTGTCACAGAAGTAGCCGTTGGGAGTGATCCAGCGCCTGGCCCATATAACATTGTTTCACCAACCGCATCACCGTATATATAAACCGCATTATATTCATTATTTACTGAGGCGAGTGGATGGGAATTCGGAAATAGGACTGGCTCAACTGCAACGGCAATCCCATCTTCATCTTTTTCCGCAGAACCCGCTAGCTTCACTGTATAGCCGAATCCTTCTGCCAGTTCTAAATCGCCATTTCGAATTTCATTCAATCCTCTAACGAATACATCATCCAAATGGACTTCTGTAGAAAATGCCAAAGAAGCTAAAATAACCATCTTTCTTGCCGCGTCAATGCCATCCACGTCTGCAGATGGATCTGCTTCGGCAAAACCTAATCGCGTTGCTTCCGCTAACGCGTCTTCATAAGTCATATTTTCGTGTTTCATTTTCGTCAAAATAAAATTCGTCGTGCCGTTGACAATACCAGTTAATGCACTGATACGATCTGAAGCAAGTCCGTCTTCCATCGTGCGGATAAGTGGAATTCCACCGCCAACACTTGCTTCGTAAAACAAGTCGCATTTCATTTCATCAGCAAGTTGCAACAACTCTTGTCCATACTCCGCCATAACATCTTTATTAGCTGTAACGACACCTTTCCCAGCTAGAAGCGCTCGTTCAATTGCATCTTTTGCGCCATTCGTGCCGCCCATCACTTCGATAATCAAATCAATCGAAGGGTCATTTAGTACTTCTTCTAGGTTGTTTGTAAATACTTCAGATGCTAGTTCTGTATCTCTAGTTTTTAAAATATCTTTAACTAGCACTTTTTTAATAGACACTTGCACGCCAAGTTTATATTGCAAGTCTTGTTGATGGCCGTGCATGATTTTTGCCACTCCACTTCCGACTGTTCCAAAACCTAATAGACCGATATTAATTTCATTTTTCATTTGACGATTCTCCTAACTATATGTACACTATGTAAATACAATTGACCTGTGCATAAGGACATTATAAAGATGTTCCTCAATAAAAACAAGCCCAATAGTCAATTCTGTTTTAAATTATCTTTATATTACTAATAGAGAGATAGGATTTGATAAAATGAAAGTGTGTAAATTTGGTGGAACATCAGTTGCTTCGGCGGAACAGATTAAAAAAGTTGCAAATATCGTAAAGAGCGATCCTTCCAGAAAAATTATCGTCGTGTCTGCACCGGGGAAAAGATTTGGTGAAGATGAAAAAGTTACAGATTTATTGATTAAACTTGCTGAAGCAGCGCTGAATCGACAAAATGTTGACAATGAGTTAGAAAATGTTGTCGCTCGATATCGTTCAATTGCAGAAGGGCTAGGTCTTGGTGAAAATATTTCCAACATTATTGAAGATGACCTACGCGAACGCCTTTCTACAAACCTGGAAGATGAAAGCTTATTTACGGACGCAATTAAAGCCGCGGGCGAGGATAATAATGCAAAGTTAGTTGCTGAATACTTTAATCACATTGGGCTTAAGGCACAATATGTTTGTCCTAAAAAAGCGGGGCTTCTTGTTAATAATCGCCCCGAACGTGTTCGAGCATTACCTGAGGGTTACGATAGACTTGAAAAGTTGAAAGATGAACCAGGCATCATTGTATTTCCTGGTTTCTTTGGATATACGGAAGACGGGACATTACGGACGTTTAACCGCGGTGGCTCGGATATATCGGGGTCGATTGTTGCCGCTGCCATTCGCGCTGAATTATACGAGAACTTTACTGATGTTGATTCAGTGTTTACAGCAAATCCAACGGTGGTGGATCAACCTGTTGCCATTGAAAAAATGACTTACCGTGAAATGCGTGAACTTGCCTATGCAGGGTTTTCTGTTTTTCATGATGAGGCACTTATGCCTGCTTTTCTTCGGTCCGTGCCGGTCTGTATAAAAAACACGAACAATCCGGAAGCGCCTGGCACATTAATCGTGAGAGATCGTGATCATTCCGCACAACCTGTCATCGGCATTGCTGCTGATAGCGGTTTTTCAACACTTTTCGTCTATAAATATTTAATGAACCTAGAAATAGGTTTCGGACGCTGTCTATTGGAAATATTGGAAGATGAAGAAATTCCGTTTGAACATACGCCGTCTGGAATTGATAATCTGTCCGTTATTATTAGAAGTAAATTTTTAAATGAAAAGAATAGTGAACGCATTGTTCGACGTGTAAAAGAGGAATTAGAAGTGGATGATGTCCATTTACGAAACACGGATTATTCTATGGTTGTTCTAGTCGGAGAAGGAATGCGCCATACAACGGGCCTGGCAGCACGAGCAGCGTCAGCTATTTCTCGTACTGGCGCAAACATAGAAATGATCAACCAAGGGTCTTCGGAAGTAAGTCTCGTCTTCGGCGTCGATAAAAAAGATGAAACGAAAATTTTAAAAGAATTATATAAAGAGTTTTTTTCTAAAGTAGTCTCATACGTTTAATAACACATATCAACAATTTCCTTCCAAAACCCATTACTTTCATAGGTATAGAACATAAAAAGGCAATCACAGAGAGTTGTGATTGCCTTTTTATGTTTTACTTGTATTTGATTCTTAGCATACTCCGTTGAATTGGAAAGCATAACAGTTTTATTTTGATTTGAATCTCGTCGTTTTTTCCCAACCAATTGTTTGACGATTTTTTTTTGCTTTGATATATAGGATCAAACTACGCACAAACAAATATGAAAATAATTGCGCGTATGTGAAATACATAATAACACTAATAAAGACATTGATTGGGGTAAAGCTCCTTTGGGATGCTTGGGCTGCAAATAACTGCATGGTATATACAATGTAGGCAATATACCAGATGAACAGCAACGGGTATGTATATTCAATGTAAAAGACATTCAATATGCCAAGTGAAAACCATATATAAGATAGGATGAGAAAAAACCAAAAAACCACATAAACAAGCAACTGATGAATCGAATGGACCAGCAGTTTACCCTTAAAATATCCAGGGTCCGTTAACGTTTTTTCAACAATATACAAGTTTCCTTGTAACCACCTTGTCCGTTGTTTCATATAAACCTTAAGTGTTTCAGGTTCCTGCTCCCATGTAATTGAAGTTGGAACGATTGGCAAAAAGTAGCCTTTTTGTGTGATACGTAAGGTTAATTCAGCATCTTCCGCTATGGCGTACGGATCGTATCCACCTAATTCTTCAATAACTGATCGCTTCACAAGCATATTCGTGCCCGTTAAAGAGCCTGTTTTGAATAGTTGCCATCTACCTGATTGCATAAGCAATTGAAAAACTTGAAACTCTATCGAGATCATCCGAGTAAGCCAATTTGCCGATTCGTTTTTGGTTCGTACATATCCAACAGCACCACCCGCATCTTCATACGTTTCAGCAATAGCGACTAGTTTTACAAGCGCCTTTGATTCAGGTTGGTTGTCCGCATCGTACACACAATAATACTTATTGCTGGAAATACTAAGTCCATAATTTAGTACCCTCGATTTCCCGCGGGGCTCGCCGGGCGGGACATTGATATGATGTACATTTTTAAATGTTTCTGCAAATGCATCTACAATTTCTCCGGTATTGTCGGAAGAGTTATCGTTCAAAATATAAATTTGTAAGTCACCGGGATAGGCGATTGACACCATTGCTTCAATCGTATCTTGAAGAACTACACCTTCGTTATGTGCTGGTATTAAAATATCAACACCTGGGTAAAAATCCAATACCGGAACTTCTTTACTCTTCAACCGATTATAGAGACCTGCTATCGTCAGGATTGAATAATATAAAAGTAAAATTAGAAAAAGTGCTGTGGTACAAAAAAGTAACAATTTCACATTGAAAATAGCTGCCGTAATTAGGAGTGCGAGAAAGAGTACAAAGATAAGTATTAAAAAAACCACTCGGCTTCTCACTTAACCACCGCCGTTTCATCCAGCACCTTATCTCCGTCAATTTTCTTTATCGTCCATCTAATTTGCTTAAGAGCATTCTCTTCTAGCCGTTCTGCCGTTAGTTTATCAAGCCGTCCCATTACAACTTCAAGTCCCTGTTCGTTGGTATTTTGTACTAGAACGACAATTGTTGTGTCATCGTATTGACCGACAAGGTCATAATCTTTTCGAAATGTTGTATGCATCATACCAGCTAGTGTAAGCAGTACATTCTTTCGTACTGTACGTTTCAATCCAATTAGGCTAACTTTTAAATAAAAACCAGTTTCATTTCGTCTACGCATATTGGACAGGACAGATTCAGACCGTTTCTCGAATTCCCTTCTCGTTAGGACTTCGTCTTCTAAAACGTAATCTTCTAATTCTTCGATACGTGTTGTTAGCATTCTATTCTCCGAACTAACTTGATACATGTATTTCGATAAACTATATAACGAAAATAGATGAAGTAGAAAAACGAAATGAAGGCCAATTGCCATTGCCTGTTGACTCGGCTGCCAGTCGTCTTTGAATGCCAGGAATAAAAAATAGAATACAGTTACAAGCACGAAAGTTATATAAAAGAAAAATGCAACTCGGTCCGACACACTGAAAAATAGCAACGCTAGTATGCCGAATATGAAATAGTAGTAAGGCGGCACCGTATTGTATGTATAAATTAGGATAAAAAGTATCGACAATAACCAACTCATTGACGTTATTGGTATTTTAAGACGGTCCCATATCATTCTCGTATTCAGTAGAATCACCTTCCCTTCCCGTTCTCTTTTCCCTGTTTTACAGATAAAAAACCACAACTTTTAACGGTTGTGGTAGTTTTAAAACTTATACTTTCCTATCCCCTTAAGAAAGCGCGTTTCCTATTTTTCCAACGATTGATTCAATTTCATGTGGATCTTCAATTAGATCATAATCGTTAATATTAAGACGAAGTACAGGACATGCACTGAAGGAATTAATCCACTTTTCGTAACGGCCATGCATCTCTTCCCAGTACGTAATCGATGTCTGCTTCTCCATAGTGCGCCCGCGTTCTTCAATACGCTGAAGAATATCTTCCATTGAGCCGTCCAAATAAATGAGCAAGTTGGGATGTGGGAAGTACGGCGTCATCACCATCGCTTCAAATAAATCCGTGTAAGTATCATAATCGACCGGATCCATCGTACCATTGTCGGCATGCATTTTCGCAAATATACCAGTATCCTCATAAATGGAACGATCTTGGATAAAACCGCCACCGCTTTCAAAAATACGCTTTTGTTCTTTAAAGCGTTCCGCTAAAAAGTATATTTGTAAATGGAAACTCCACTTTTCAAAGTTGTCGTAAAAACGATCCAAGTAAGGATTTTCATCAACATTTTCAAAAGAAGTTTTAAAGTCCAATGCATTTGCAAGCGCTTGTGTCATCGTTGATTTACCGACACCTACTGTCCCCGCTATCGTAATTACTGCATTTTTGGGTATACCATATTTTTCACGTAAGTTGTTCAATTAAAACTAACTCCTTTTCGAATCGTTGAATCGACTTTATCTAATATAAATTGCAAGTCATTTTTATTGTTTACAAAATCAAGATCATCCCCGTTAAAACGAAGTACTGGAATATCAGGATGTATTGACTCAAAATGGTTAATGAAGGTATCGTAATCATCCGAAAGCTGTTGTAAATATGAACGATCCATGTTTTTCTCGAAATCACGTCCGCGTAGCGAAATACGTTCCATAAGTGTATCGATACTGGCGTGCAAATAAACGATGATATTCGGGATTGGCATGTCTTTCGTTAAAATAGTATAAATTTCTTCATATTTTTTGTATTCGACTGTATCAAGCGTGCGCTGTGCAAATATTAAATTCTTAAATATATTGTAATCCGCGACGACCGACTTTTGCCCAATTGTGATTTCAGTCTTTATATCGCTAAGTTGTTTATAGCGATTGCATAGGAAAAACATTTCGGTCTGGAAACTCCATTCCTCAATGTTTTTGTAAAATTTATTTAAAAACGGATTTTCGTCGACGATTTCTTGAAGCAAATGAAATTGTTGTGTTTCTGCAATTGCTTTGGAAAGTGACGTT
It encodes:
- a CDS encoding pro-sigmaK processing inhibitor BofA family protein, with the protein product MFHEIAYDVLIITKWGVLVKVAIGISIAGLILLFLLMDKKQVKKVFERLSIYWFRLALAFLVLFIMNVAAGFIGIYVPVNIISGIVIAVLGIPGFVSICALAFFL
- a CDS encoding YaaL family protein, whose protein sequence is MFKRKSKLKREYDERLRSLMVETRTEWEQAKIIEQHLDDYDQEVIIRRKIAESKHFYLYKEAKARKLGSE
- the recR gene encoding recombination mediator RecR, with translation MHYPEPISKLIDSFMKLPGIGPKTAGRLAFFVLSMKEDTVLDFAKALVDAKRNLRFCSVCGHITDIDPCHICQDQSRDRSLICVVQDPKDVIAMEKMRDYQGLYHVLHGAISPMDGIGPEDINVPSLLTRLQDEEVEELILATNPTIEGEATAMYISRLVRPSGIMTTRIAHGLPVGGDLEYADEVTLSRALEGRREL
- a CDS encoding YbaB/EbfC family nucleoid-associated protein — its product is MRGMGNMQGMMKQMQKMQKQMAEAQEKLGEERLEGTAGGGMVKVVVSGDKEVLEVVINPDVVDPEDVEILQDLVVIATNEAMKKAEELTSSTMGQFTKGLNLPGMF
- the dnaX gene encoding DNA polymerase III subunit gamma/tau; protein product: MVYQAFYRVYRPQTFGEMSGQQHVKQTLQNALLHNKTTHAYLFSGPRGTGKTSAAKIFAKALNCENGPAKEPCNECPTCLSITEGSDTDVIEFDAASNSRVEEMREIIEKVRFAPSNSRFKVYIIDEVHMLSNSAFNALLKTLEEPPSHAVFILATTEPHKLPLTIISRCQRFDFKPITQSDIVDRMKIVLHDTGIESDEDVLKIIAQAASGGMRDALSMLDQVVSFSGETLTVEDALLVTGSIGEDVFYQLAGALLEKDAGAALSLFDRLITEGKDVSRLAEDLITFFRDLLLLRTAPELENLLELVSGDVRFKEMAKGFNPDTLYSFIDILSKTQQEMRFSNHAKVYIESALLKMIHIEGSAIQVQSESSSVVNPALMDKVTELERVINELQQQIKSGVSMQTGAADAPVQRKNPSRSSQTLRVPTGKINEVLKSATKEDIQTIRENWAGMMQTMQKSHSALLEETEPVAASGQAFVLKFKYEIHCLMASENTSLRSSLSNALQSQTGKAYEVVYVPEDGWLKVRQDYIQNNNLERTEPSNDKQSITEQEAESVLSFVQEAEQENLDPIVSEAENIFGKEFIEVYDD
- the thrB gene encoding homoserine kinase codes for the protein MNMPGFSVVVPASTANLGPGFDSVGLALSLYMTVKVSSHTSWKVSYNNEEYSGIPTDERNLIVTTIINVAEKYGKKSPTLLLNIDSEIPLGKGFGSSATAIAAGIEIANQVLELRLTDHKKVVIGSEIEGHADNVSAALLGGAVVSYFEGESIDYIHIEKPEVGIVVLVPPKVLPTEDSRSLLPDKLSHKEATRSSASGCVLSAALVTNNWDIIGRMMEKDGFHEPHRKHLFPSFDEIRQSSKELGAYGMTVSGAGPSLFVAVPIGKEEWIANELANCFPFYKSIATQPSESGTTVK
- the thrC gene encoding threonine synthase; the encoded protein is MRWKGLIEAYKEWLPVTENTPSLTLQEGNTPLIHLENLSEQWGINLYVKVEGLNPTGSFKDRGMVMAVAKAKEEGKSILICASTGNTSASAAAYGARAGMRTIVVIPEGRIALGKMAQAKMYGAEIVEIEGNFDEALRMVREAGEGDIALVNSVNPYRLEGQKTIAFETIDQLGEVPDVFALPVGNAGNISAAWKGFTEYATKKGTALPELLGVQAEGAAPIVYDRVFEEPETVATAIRIGNPASWELANNALKESEGTILAVTDEEILEAYQLIASKEGVFAEPGSCASIAGVKKQVENGSLKKGTTIVAVLTGNGLKDPDTAIDVNKDRPMLSREQFDQLLNDLKAGKN
- a CDS encoding homoserine dehydrogenase, translating into MKNEINIGLLGFGTVGSGVAKIMHGHQQDLQYKLGVQVSIKKVLVKDILKTRDTELASEVFTNNLEEVLNDPSIDLIIEVMGGTNGAKDAIERALLAGKGVVTANKDVMAEYGQELLQLADEMKCDLFYEASVGGGIPLIRTMEDGLASDRISALTGIVNGTTNFILTKMKHENMTYEDALAEATRLGFAEADPSADVDGIDAARKMVILASLAFSTEVHLDDVFVRGLNEIRNGDLELAEGFGYTVKLAGSAEKDEDGIAVAVEPVLFPNSHPLASVNNEYNAVYIYGDAVGETMLYGPGAGSLPTATSVTADIVAACRNLLLGMNGKRLHSPQHVRKVKSDDKRFARYFHRILVKDEVGVLTKLTAIYSNQGASLATVVQHPDKKESDAELVFITHRMSRQQHLDVMEELNQTPEVLEVLSHYRVEGEK
- a CDS encoding aspartate kinase; translated protein: MKVCKFGGTSVASAEQIKKVANIVKSDPSRKIIVVSAPGKRFGEDEKVTDLLIKLAEAALNRQNVDNELENVVARYRSIAEGLGLGENISNIIEDDLRERLSTNLEDESLFTDAIKAAGEDNNAKLVAEYFNHIGLKAQYVCPKKAGLLVNNRPERVRALPEGYDRLEKLKDEPGIIVFPGFFGYTEDGTLRTFNRGGSDISGSIVAAAIRAELYENFTDVDSVFTANPTVVDQPVAIEKMTYREMRELAYAGFSVFHDEALMPAFLRSVPVCIKNTNNPEAPGTLIVRDRDHSAQPVIGIAADSGFSTLFVYKYLMNLEIGFGRCLLEILEDEEIPFEHTPSGIDNLSVIIRSKFLNEKNSERIVRRVKEELEVDDVHLRNTDYSMVVLVGEGMRHTTGLAARAASAISRTGANIEMINQGSSEVSLVFGVDKKDETKILKELYKEFFSKVVSYV